In the genome of Streptomyces sp. SAI-127, the window GACGGGTTCGCCGGGCACCACGCCTCCCTCGACGACCAGTCCGCCTTCATCGCCAGCCTGGGCAGCGACCGCTCGGAACGGATGCGGGACGTCCTCGGCACCATCCAGGCCGACCAGGACGCCATCATCCGCGCCGGATCCCGCGGCGCGCTCGTCGTCGACGGCGGCCCCGGCACCGGCAAGACCGTGGTCGCCCTGCACCGCTCCGCCTACCTCCTGCACGCCGACCCGCGCCTCGGCCACCGCCGCGGCGGCGTGCTGTTCGTCGGCCCGCACCGGCCTTATCTGGCCTACGTCTCCGACGTCCTGCCCAGCCTGGGCGAGGAGGGCGTACAGACCTGCGTCCTGCGGGATCTCGTGGCCGAGGGAGCCACGGCAGGGGTCGAGACCGACCCGGAGGTGGCCCGGCTGAAGTCCTCCGCGGACCTGGTGAAGGCGATCGAGAAGGCCGTCAGGTTCTACGAGGAGCCGCCGACCGAGGGCATGACCGTCACGACCCACTGGTCCGACATCCCACTGACCGCCACCGACTGGGCCGAGGCGTTCGACGCGGCGGAAGGCGCCCCGCACAACGACGCACGCGACCAGGTCTGGAACGAACTGCTCACGATCCTGGTGGACAGGCACGAGGGCGACGCCCCGGAGAACCTGCTCCGCAAGTCCCTACGCCAGAACCGGGAGCTGCTCACGGCCTTCAACCGCGCGTGGCCGCTGCTGGAGGCGGCCGACGTGGTCTCGGACCTGTGGACGGTCCCCGCCTATCTGCGGATGTGCGCGCCCTGGCTCGACCGCGACGACGTGCGCAAGCTCCAGCGCGCGGACGGCCAGGCCTGGACGGTGTCCGACCTGCCGCTCCTGGACGCGGCCCGGCAGCGGCTCGGCGACCCGCGGAACTCGCTCCGCAGGCGCCGCAACGAGGCCACCCTCGCCGCCCAACGCGAGCACATGGCCACGGTCGTGGACAACCTGAGCGCGGTCGCCGACGACGAGTACGGCATGGGCCTGGTGAAGATGCTCCGCGGCGAGGACTTTCACCACGCCCTGGTGGACGAGAGCGCCCTGCACACCGCCGACCCGGACCTGCTCGCCGGCCCCTTCGCACACGTCGTCGTGGACGAGGCGCAGGAACTGACCGACGCGGAGTGGCAGATGCTGCTGCTGCGCTGCCCGTCCCGGAGCCTCACCATCGTCGGGGACCGCGCCCAGGCCAGGCACGGCTTCACCGAGTCGTGGCAGGAACGCCTCGAACGGATCGGCCTGGACCGCATCACCCTGTCGTCCCTGAGCGTCAACTACCGCACCCCGGAAGAGATCATGAAGGAGGCCGAGCCGGTCATCCGCGCCGTCCTTCCCGACGCCAACGTCCCGACCTCCATCCGCAGCACCGGCACCCCCGTCACCCACGGCTCGACCGCCGACCTGACCCCGACCCTGGACACCTGGCTGGCCGCCCACCCCGACGGCATCGCCTGCGTCATCGGCGACCCCGCCTTCCGGGCGACGCCCCGGGTCCGCTCCCTTCCTCCAGAACTCTCGAAGGGCCTCGAGTTCGACCTGGTGGTCCTCGTCGACCCGCAGAACTTCGGCGAGGGCATCGAGGGAGCGGTGGACCGCTATGTGGCGATGACCCGGGCGACGCAACAACTCGTCGTTCTCACCACTCCCTGACGGCCGTGCCCGGGCCTCAGAACGCGGTGGCCAGCCACGCGGCGACGGCGGCGAGGAGGATCAGCACGAGGTTCAGGCCGGTGTCCTTCGCCTCCCCGCGCGACAGGTGAAGCCCGGCCGCGAGTATCTGCAGCACCACGAAGCCGACCGCGGCCAGGATCGCCAGAACCGGTGCGATCCCGGTCGCCGGCGGCAGGATCAGCCCGGCCGCGCCGAGCACCTCCACCACGCCGACAGCCCGTACGGCGGGCATCGGGACGGTGTCGACCCACCCCATCATCGGCGCGAGCCGCTCCCGACTCTGGGCGATCTTCTTCCCGCCGGCGTAGAGGTAGAAGACACCCAGCAGCCCGGCGATGATCCAGTACGCGACGGTCATGGCGTCACCCTCCAATGGTTACCTCTTGTAAGGAGGGCCATGGTGGGTCACTGTCGGAGGGCTTACAAAAGGCACACCCGTGTGTGTGACCGTCACCAGGAGCGCGATGTCGGAGTACGAGAAGACCTGCCTGATCCGCGGCGACGGCGGCCGCGCCATCCGAGGCGTCCTCGACCGCATCGGGGACAAGTGGACGCTCCTGGTGGTCGCGACCCTCCACGGCGAACGCATGCGCTTCACCGAACTGCTCCACCGCATCCCCGGCATCTCCCAGCGGATGCTCACCCTGACCCTGCGCCACCTGGAACGCGACGGCCTGGTGGGGCGTACGGCCTACGCCGAGGTGCCACCCCGGGTCGAGTACGAACTCACCTCTGTGGGCCGCACGCTGATCGAGCCCGCCGTGACCCTGGCCGAGTGGGCCATCGAGCACAACCCCGACATCGAACGCAGCCACCAGGACTACGACACCCGCGGCGGCTGACCTCCCCCGGCCACGCCGCCGGGGACGGTGCATAGAATCCGGTCCCATGCCGAACCCTGACGAGCTGATCGTTGACATCGCCGCCCTTGTGGAGTCCGGGCGGAGCAGTCACATGTCCCTGACCGTGGTCACCGGTGGTGCCGTCATCACCGGTCGACTGGCTCCCGAAGCCATGTGGAGGCAGCGGGTGTCGGAGGTGCTGACGGACTCCTCCGACCTGGGCGAGTTCTCCGCCGTCTTCGCCACCCCCGTGAAGAAGGACGGGCCGCCCACGCATCTGCACTTCCACGTCGCCCGGATCCTTCAGGGCACGGTGGGGATCCCGGAGACGGGCGGGATGTACCGCGTCGCGATCGAGGACGTCAGCGCCTGGACCGTGGGCGACTTCAGCTACTCCGACCACTGACACGCGGAACGGCCCCGGACGAGGAGTCCGGGGCCGTTCCTCGTGAGCCCGGTGGTGCTGGATGGGATGCCTGGCCATCCCGCGGCTATGGGCCCGTCGAACGAGGCTGCGTCTTCGGGATCCGTGAGGTGAAGAACATCGCGAGGAGCGCGGCGAAGGCCAGGATGGCCAGTGCGGCGCGCAGACCGTCGATCCTGGCCTCGTCGTTCGCGTCGAGTGCCGCCTCGGTCACCTTGTTGCTCGTGCCCGCGTCGTCGAGCGCGGACTCGAGCTGGGCGTCCGACAGGAACGGTACGCCGCTTTCGAGTTCGACGGTCGCCTGGCTCTTGACCTCGGAGGGGATCGCCGGATTCTGCTCCACGCTGGTGAGGAAGGACGTCGTCATCGCGGCGATCATGATCGACCCGGCGAGTGCCGTACCGATCGAGGCGCCGAGGTTGGTGACGGCGTTCTGCACGCCGCCGACCTCTGCGCTCTGTGCTTCCGGCACCGCGGACACGGTGACCGCCCCGAGCTGGGACGCCAGTGCGCCCATGCCGAGCCCGATCAACAGCAGGGGGATGGTGACGATTTCCGCGCCGGCGTCCGCGTCGAGTGCGGCCATCAGGGCCACCGCGCCCGCGAGCAACGCGAGAGTCCCGAGCCGCACCACCCGCCGCGGTGAGACGTCCGGGAGGTAGCGGGGGATCAGGATGGCGGCCGCCAGCAGCGTCACCGAGAGCGGCAGGATGCGGGCGCCGGTCTTGAGCGCGGACAGGCCAAGGGCGACGGACAGA includes:
- the helR gene encoding RNA polymerase recycling motor ATPase HelR produces the protein MNSLPTSVFDLPDRLAAKADPTLTAADERHFAAIAECLEQTIAELSATLDATRRAPGGIGQEAMDRDTEIHRLSARLRTLRRFGLDLCLGHMVAADGPEPVYVGRLGLTDSTGRRLLVDWRSPAAEPFFGATHANPMGLASRRRYRWKGGRIGDYWDEVFAPDGFAGHHASLDDQSAFIASLGSDRSERMRDVLGTIQADQDAIIRAGSRGALVVDGGPGTGKTVVALHRSAYLLHADPRLGHRRGGVLFVGPHRPYLAYVSDVLPSLGEEGVQTCVLRDLVAEGATAGVETDPEVARLKSSADLVKAIEKAVRFYEEPPTEGMTVTTHWSDIPLTATDWAEAFDAAEGAPHNDARDQVWNELLTILVDRHEGDAPENLLRKSLRQNRELLTAFNRAWPLLEAADVVSDLWTVPAYLRMCAPWLDRDDVRKLQRADGQAWTVSDLPLLDAARQRLGDPRNSLRRRRNEATLAAQREHMATVVDNLSAVADDEYGMGLVKMLRGEDFHHALVDESALHTADPDLLAGPFAHVVVDEAQELTDAEWQMLLLRCPSRSLTIVGDRAQARHGFTESWQERLERIGLDRITLSSLSVNYRTPEEIMKEAEPVIRAVLPDANVPTSIRSTGTPVTHGSTADLTPTLDTWLAAHPDGIACVIGDPAFRATPRVRSLPPELSKGLEFDLVVLVDPQNFGEGIEGAVDRYVAMTRATQQLVVLTTP
- a CDS encoding DoxX family protein — translated: MTVAYWIIAGLLGVFYLYAGGKKIAQSRERLAPMMGWVDTVPMPAVRAVGVVEVLGAAGLILPPATGIAPVLAILAAVGFVVLQILAAGLHLSRGEAKDTGLNLVLILLAAVAAWLATAF
- a CDS encoding helix-turn-helix domain-containing protein; translated protein: MTVTRSAMSEYEKTCLIRGDGGRAIRGVLDRIGDKWTLLVVATLHGERMRFTELLHRIPGISQRMLTLTLRHLERDGLVGRTAYAEVPPRVEYELTSVGRTLIEPAVTLAEWAIEHNPDIERSHQDYDTRGG